In a genomic window of Streptomyces sp. NBC_01231:
- a CDS encoding aminotransferase class V-fold PLP-dependent enzyme has product MTHPFLDLAPLTAAHFASIEDRVARLLSTRQDVVITQGEALLPLEGAIRSAAGPGTTALNVITGPYGQTFGDWLRDCGATVIDLAVPFHTAVGAEQIREAFAQHPEIDFVSLVHAEAATGNTNPVAEIGDVVRRHGALFYLDAVASIGAEPVLTDAWGVDLCVIGAQKAMGGPAGVSAVSVSERAWARMAANPGAPRRSYLSLLDWKDRWLDGGRKALPHAPAQLEMLALEACVERIESVGLDVVMDRHRRAAEATRAGARALGGGIEPYVHEDREAAPVATTLRAPTGAVASELVARALTSDPAVPLVAGGGALAKEMIRVNHYGVDATPGAVRASLAALGGALRENGLGVDVEGALRAAEDAWR; this is encoded by the coding sequence GTGACACATCCGTTTCTGGACCTGGCCCCTTTGACCGCGGCGCACTTCGCGTCGATCGAGGACCGTGTGGCGCGGCTGCTGAGTACCAGGCAGGACGTGGTGATCACGCAGGGCGAGGCGCTGCTGCCGCTGGAGGGCGCGATCCGTTCCGCCGCCGGGCCGGGCACCACGGCCCTCAACGTCATCACCGGCCCTTACGGGCAGACCTTCGGCGACTGGTTGCGCGACTGCGGCGCGACCGTGATCGATCTGGCGGTGCCGTTCCACACGGCGGTCGGCGCCGAGCAGATCCGGGAGGCCTTCGCCCAGCACCCGGAGATCGACTTCGTCTCCCTGGTGCACGCGGAGGCGGCGACCGGCAACACCAACCCGGTCGCGGAGATCGGGGACGTCGTACGACGGCACGGCGCCCTGTTCTACCTGGACGCCGTCGCGTCGATCGGGGCCGAGCCGGTGCTGACGGACGCGTGGGGCGTGGACCTGTGCGTGATCGGGGCGCAGAAGGCGATGGGCGGGCCCGCGGGTGTCTCGGCGGTGTCGGTGAGCGAGCGGGCCTGGGCCCGGATGGCGGCGAACCCCGGGGCGCCGCGACGGTCGTACCTCTCGCTGCTGGACTGGAAGGACCGATGGCTCGACGGCGGCCGGAAGGCGCTGCCGCACGCACCGGCCCAGCTGGAGATGCTGGCGCTGGAGGCGTGTGTCGAGCGGATCGAGTCGGTGGGTCTTGACGTGGTGATGGACCGGCACCGTCGTGCCGCCGAGGCGACCCGGGCGGGTGCGCGGGCGCTGGGCGGAGGCATCGAGCCGTATGTGCACGAGGACCGTGAGGCCGCGCCGGTCGCCACGACTCTGCGGGCGCCGACGGGAGCGGTGGCGTCGGAGTTGGTGGCCCGGGCACTGACGTCGGACCCGGCGGTGCCGTTGGTCGCGGGCGGGGGCGCGTTGGCCAAGGAGATGATCCGGGTCAACCACTACGGCGTTGACGCCACACCGGGAGCGGTCCGGGCGAGTCTGGCGGCACTTGGGGGCGCGTTGCGGGAGAACGGCCTGGGCGTGGATGTGGAGGGGGCGTTGCGGGCGGCCGAGGATGCGTGGCGGTAG
- a CDS encoding DinB family protein: MTTDTNSPLTLPDGRPIPLMTGEERPMLESWLAFHRATLELKCAGLDDVQVRTASAEPSSLTPLGLVQHLAEVERNWFQRVAAGLDVPPVYGKGNGYVLDPGRGLDEALAVWRREITRGNEACAGLSLDDTGRIADGPMAGLEVSLRWVYVHMIEEYARHNGHADILRERIDGVTGA; the protein is encoded by the coding sequence ATGACCACCGACACCAACTCACCCCTCACCCTTCCCGACGGCCGCCCCATCCCCCTCATGACCGGTGAGGAGCGGCCCATGCTGGAGAGCTGGCTCGCCTTCCACCGGGCCACGCTGGAGCTGAAGTGCGCCGGGCTGGACGACGTGCAGGTGCGGACCGCCTCGGCCGAGCCGTCGTCGCTCACCCCGCTCGGGCTGGTACAGCACCTCGCCGAGGTCGAGCGGAACTGGTTCCAGCGGGTGGCCGCGGGACTGGACGTTCCGCCGGTGTACGGGAAGGGGAACGGGTACGTCCTCGATCCCGGGCGGGGTCTCGACGAGGCGCTCGCGGTGTGGAGGCGGGAGATCACCCGGGGGAACGAGGCGTGCGCGGGACTGTCGCTGGACGACACCGGGCGGATCGCCGACGGGCCGATGGCCGGTCTGGAGGTCAGCCTGCGCTGGGTGTACGTCCACATGATCGAGGAGTACGCGCGGCACAACGGCCACGCGGACATCCTCCGGGAGCGGATCGACGGAGTGACCGGAGCCTAA
- the ectA gene encoding diaminobutyrate acetyltransferase translates to MTAAQADLQIDRPSVADGAALWRMARDSKVLDLNSSYSYLLWCRDFAATSAVARDEHGAPVGFVTAYVRPDRPDTLLVWQVAVDESHRGRGLAAALLDGLVARTVTERGLTTVETTITPGNTASERLFTSFAERHGARLEREVLFETAVFPDGPHDPEVLYRIGPLSRTPSA, encoded by the coding sequence ATGACTGCCGCACAAGCAGACCTGCAAATCGACCGTCCGTCGGTGGCGGACGGCGCCGCGCTGTGGCGGATGGCCAGGGACTCGAAGGTCCTCGACCTGAACTCGTCCTACAGCTATCTGCTGTGGTGTCGTGACTTCGCCGCCACCTCGGCCGTGGCGCGCGACGAGCACGGTGCGCCGGTCGGCTTCGTCACCGCCTACGTCCGGCCGGACCGCCCGGACACCCTGCTCGTCTGGCAGGTGGCGGTGGACGAGTCGCACCGCGGCCGCGGGCTCGCCGCCGCCCTGCTGGACGGACTGGTCGCACGGACCGTGACCGAGCGCGGGCTGACCACCGTCGAGACCACCATCACGCCGGGCAACACCGCCTCCGAGCGCCTGTTCACGTCGTTCGCCGAGCGCCACGGCGCCCGGCTGGAGCGCGAGGTGCTGTTCGAGACGGCCGTGTTCCCCGACGGGCCGCACGACCCCGAAGTGCTCTACCGCATCGGGCCGCTGTCCCGCACCCCCTCCGCCTGA
- the ectB gene encoding diaminobutyrate--2-oxoglutarate transaminase, producing the protein MTITQPDLSVFETVESEVRSYCRGWPAIFDRAQGSRMYDEDGHEYLDFFAGAGSLNYGHNNPVLKRALIDYLERDGVTHGLDMSTTAKRAFLESFQNLVLRPRDLPYKVMFPGPTGTNAVEAALKLARKVKGRESIVSFTNAFHGMSLGSLAVTGNAFKRAGAGIPLVHGTPMPFDNYFEGTVEDFLWFERLLEDQGSGLNKPAAVIVETVQGEGGINVARPEWLRALSELCERQDMLLIVDDIQMGCGRTGAFFSFEEAGITPDIVTVSKSISGYGLPMSLCLFKPELDIWEPGEHNGTFRGNNPAFVTATATLEAYWADGSVMEKQTRKRGEQIEQAFISITEENPADVKEYRGRGLVWGLEFHDKDRAGRVAKRAFDLGLLIETSGPESEVVKLLPALTITPEELDQGLSVLARAVRETA; encoded by the coding sequence GTGACCATCACCCAGCCCGACCTCAGTGTCTTCGAGACCGTCGAGTCCGAGGTACGCAGCTACTGCCGCGGCTGGCCCGCCATCTTCGACCGTGCGCAGGGCAGCCGCATGTACGACGAGGACGGCCACGAGTACCTGGACTTCTTCGCCGGAGCGGGGTCACTGAACTACGGCCACAACAACCCCGTCCTGAAACGGGCGCTGATCGACTACCTGGAGCGCGACGGCGTCACGCACGGGCTCGACATGTCGACCACCGCCAAGCGGGCCTTCCTGGAGTCCTTCCAGAACCTGGTCCTGCGGCCGCGCGACCTGCCCTACAAGGTCATGTTCCCGGGCCCGACCGGCACCAACGCCGTGGAGGCCGCGCTGAAGCTGGCGCGGAAGGTGAAGGGGCGCGAGTCGATCGTGTCGTTCACCAACGCCTTCCACGGCATGTCCCTCGGCTCGCTCGCCGTGACCGGCAACGCCTTCAAACGGGCCGGGGCCGGCATCCCGCTGGTGCACGGCACGCCGATGCCCTTCGACAACTACTTCGAAGGCACCGTGGAGGACTTCCTCTGGTTCGAGCGGCTCCTGGAGGACCAGGGCTCGGGCCTCAACAAGCCCGCCGCGGTGATCGTGGAGACCGTGCAGGGCGAGGGCGGCATCAACGTGGCGCGCCCGGAGTGGCTGCGCGCGCTGTCCGAGCTGTGCGAGCGGCAGGACATGCTGCTCATCGTCGACGACATCCAGATGGGCTGCGGGCGGACCGGTGCCTTCTTCTCGTTCGAGGAGGCGGGCATCACCCCCGACATCGTCACCGTCTCCAAGTCCATCAGCGGCTACGGCCTGCCCATGTCGCTGTGCCTGTTCAAGCCCGAGCTGGACATCTGGGAGCCGGGCGAGCACAACGGCACCTTCCGCGGCAACAACCCCGCCTTCGTGACCGCCACCGCCACGCTGGAGGCGTACTGGGCGGACGGGTCCGTGATGGAGAAGCAGACCCGCAAGCGCGGCGAGCAGATCGAGCAGGCCTTCATCTCCATCACCGAGGAGAACCCCGCCGACGTGAAGGAGTACCGGGGCCGCGGCCTCGTGTGGGGCCTGGAGTTCCACGACAAGGACCGGGCCGGACGGGTCGCGAAGCGGGCCTTCGACCTCGGCCTGCTCATCGAGACGTCGGGCCCGGAGAGCGAGGTCGTGAAACTGCTCCCGGCGCTCACCATCACGCCCGAGGAACTGGACCAGGGCCTGAGCGTCCTGGCCCGGGCCGTCCGCGAAACGGCCTGA
- a CDS encoding ectoine synthase — protein MIVRSFKDIEGTDRHVKAESGTWESKRIVLAKEKVGFSLHETTLYAGTETSMWYANHIEAVVCVEGEAELTDDETGQKYTITPGTMYLLDGHERHTMRIKEDFRCICVFNPPVTGREDHDENGVYPLLTEPEEV, from the coding sequence GTGATCGTCCGTTCGTTCAAGGACATCGAAGGCACCGACCGGCATGTGAAGGCCGAGTCCGGCACCTGGGAGAGCAAACGCATCGTCCTCGCCAAGGAGAAGGTCGGCTTCTCCCTGCACGAGACGACCCTGTACGCGGGTACGGAGACGTCGATGTGGTACGCGAACCACATCGAGGCCGTCGTGTGCGTCGAGGGCGAGGCCGAGCTCACCGACGACGAGACCGGGCAGAAGTACACCATCACGCCCGGGACCATGTACCTGCTCGACGGCCATGAGCGGCACACGATGCGGATCAAGGAGGACTTCCGCTGCATCTGTGTCTTCAACCCGCCCGTGACCGGACGGGAGGACCACGACGAGAACGGCGTCTACCCGCTGCTCACCGAGCCCGAGGAGGTGTGA